In Streptomyces longhuiensis, the following proteins share a genomic window:
- a CDS encoding SEC-C domain-containing protein, whose translation MRPDTPATPAEPVDPVNHIAEAERLERIAGLYPEDAEQLLLQAAAHYELADARQRAASLYDGLIAGPPSELDQPHLVKALMAANLWEYGHEAEARAIITGIRTAAPRDPAAYVIVAEALESHDELEAAQESFTEALTLLLPEAERTNPPYETHPLLLGRHRVRRLIGSAHDEWDALADRVNKAEVTLDELHDPNRTWALGSDNPAELRAEILRLRAELGSYRQALSRPFPVAVLNWPSTELTELLAAYPSLSAEYPSHEEHLATIESSLRELAASGTPNLGIVAGTVPSYEAFAASESSSPTDASLLPQYATTLAARGRAIPWPPERGAECWCGSGRVYGECHGAQG comes from the coding sequence ATGCGCCCCGACACGCCTGCTACGCCCGCCGAGCCTGTAGACCCTGTCAACCACATCGCCGAAGCCGAGCGCCTGGAGCGCATCGCCGGCCTGTACCCGGAGGACGCGGAGCAGTTGCTCCTCCAGGCCGCGGCGCACTACGAACTGGCGGACGCCCGCCAACGCGCGGCCTCGCTGTACGACGGCCTCATCGCCGGACCGCCGTCCGAGCTGGACCAGCCGCATCTGGTGAAGGCCCTGATGGCCGCGAACCTGTGGGAGTACGGCCACGAGGCCGAGGCCCGCGCAATCATCACGGGCATCCGGACCGCGGCCCCCAGGGACCCGGCCGCGTACGTGATCGTGGCGGAGGCCCTGGAGTCGCACGACGAACTGGAAGCGGCGCAGGAGTCCTTCACGGAGGCCCTGACGCTGCTCCTGCCGGAGGCGGAGCGCACGAACCCGCCGTACGAGACGCATCCGCTGCTCCTGGGCCGCCACCGCGTACGCCGCCTGATCGGCTCGGCGCACGACGAGTGGGACGCGCTGGCCGACCGCGTCAACAAGGCCGAGGTGACCCTGGACGAACTCCACGACCCGAACCGGACGTGGGCGCTCGGCTCGGACAACCCGGCGGAGCTGAGGGCCGAAATCCTGCGCCTGCGCGCGGAGTTGGGCTCGTACCGGCAGGCCCTGTCCCGCCCGTTCCCGGTGGCGGTACTGAACTGGCCGTCGACGGAGCTGACGGAACTCCTGGCCGCGTACCCCTCCCTCTCCGCCGAATACCCGTCCCACGAAGAGCACTTGGCGACCATAGAGTCCTCCCTTCGCGAACTCGCGGCCTCGGGCACACCGAACCTCGGCATCGTCGCGGGCACGGTCCCGTCGTACGAGGCGTTCGCGGCGTCGGAGTCCTCGTCCCCCACAGACGCGTCGCTGCTGCCGCAGTACGCCACGACGCTGGCGGCCCGAGGCCGCGCGATTCCGTGGCCGCCGGAGCGGGGGGCGGAGTGCTGGTGCGGGTCGGGGCGGGTTTATGGGGAGTGTCATGGGGCGCAGGGGTAG